The nucleotide window gaaaagaaattgagagaaaCAAGAGTCCTTACAGGAGGTAGGTAACTCGGCATGTATAAAACCTGCCTAGGATGACCAATAAGCTGACCATACTGCAATTAAACATTAAGGAATTATCATAAAGCACCAATATCCACTAACAGTCACCGGTAAAGTTTACTATAATGGATATCCTACCTGTGGGCCATTTGGATGAAAATATGGTTGAGATGGCATTTGCGCTACCTGCGGATTATATATCATGTGTTGTGGCCCAGTAAAAGTAGGTCCAACCTGTGAACAATATGCAATATAATCAAGTTTCGAAACAGACTCGAGGCAGAAGGGATTAAAAAGTAGACCCTAATAATCCTGCATAGTCTCCTTTACAAACTATTTAACAATGCTCTAGAAAGAAAATGTCCTAAATTTTAAAGGTAAAGAGCCCCTATTTGATAAAACCTACAAATTTCTGCAACACTATGCTCTAAGAGTTAGCAAACTATGTACTAACTAGCATAATAAATTCCTAGCACCCTCTCAAGTATGGATCTATGGccctattaaattaaaaattaatacaagaacaagggtaaaaaattaaaatcgaaAAAAAGAGTATCATACATAGCTTCCTCAATGAATAGGAAGGAATTTCTGAAAAGGGAATACTCACTCCAATACTCATGGGCATGCCTGGCATATTTGGTACAGTAGATACATTGGGTGGAAAATAAAAGGAACCGTCGGACACGGGGGTAGGAGGCCGAACAGGTGTTTGAGAGGGAACAAAACTCTTTGCATTAGGATTGAGCTTGAATtccttataaaataaaaaggaaaacagaaaaaaagagCCTCAGAGACATTAGTCAGTAATACAAAAGACCAGAATCAGCAAAATAAggcttatttcaaattcaatcttgAACTTGCACACCTTGGCATTGGGATTAAGAGTTGATTTTTCAGAAGACAATGAACCAACAGATGAACTTGGAGACAAACCAAGACCAGAGGATGCTGCCACACCTCCCACAGAATCTGAAGCAGATGATGTCCCACGTGGACTTACAAACTTTGTTTCCCCATTAATTTTTCCAGCAAGTGAACGCTGAGTCAAATCCCCAGGTGAGCCAGTCTTTTCGTGAGTCTTTGATGGAACATGAGATGAAGCGGCATAAGGGGTGACATTAGAAGATAATACCCCTTTATCAGAGCCATCTTTCTTCGAGTGGAGTGATGCATGTAAATCTGCATCAGAAATTGCTAAAGATTTGAGGAACACGTGTAAGAAGCAGCCACCAAAATTAGTTTCAAGCATACTTAGGAGCGGCATTCATGAATACTATTAAGTACTGACAAAAACCTTCTGCTCTTCTCTCATGCGGGATAAAATGGAggaagatttgaaaaaggatCTTAACAGTGTCTAAGGTCCTCTAaatatcctttttcttttcatcagGATTATTAAACACAGATTTGCAACGATAAGGAAAAAAAGGACACTTGGGAGAGTGCAGTCTGGCAgaaacaaaataatcaattatatgATAATACTTGAGTTTCATCTTTAATCATGTTGGCCACAACACTATAGAACTGCCCAATTTACATGATACAAGAGGATAAAAAAGGATTCACAAACCTTCAGATTTTGACAGTTGAACATCCTCAGATTGCTGcatcaattaaagaaaaaataaaagaaaagtattgGGAGTGGTAAAACCTACAGATATCACGTGAAATATTACTTTAAACAAAAGTTTAAGAATGCTAAGACTTGAACTTACTTTCTGATTTTCTTCCTTGTTATTACCACTGGATCTATGTAGATCACTGGCCAAATGATCCTGAATCCTGTAAGATGGAGGATATGAAAATTATAGTAAAGCTTTCATGTATAGAAATGGCATCATTAGGAAAGCAATACAAACGATTACAGTGGAAACAACTAATCATAACATGAACAAAAGGAAACAAAAACCTGTTTTCCTCGTCTGAAGATGAGTAGATTTTAGTAGGGAGTTCCGATGCCAATTGCTTGGCATGATCATAAGAACCAGAGCGGCTTAAATCCACACCAGTGCTTGATTGAGATGACTGTGGAAGATCCTACAAACAAATAATTACTATTTAAGAGGAGAAAAAGTATGGCAAATTGAGAGAATAACACCCAATGTTTTTCACAAGGGAAATCTTTACTGTAAGTCTCATGTTAATGATCTATCTCACCAAATTAGTTTATCTCCCTCGTAATTATGGGTTTACGAGAggagaaaaatatttatataatgatCCACACTGATATAGATATGCAGCATCCGTAATCCAGTAACATCAATTAACACGAATTTAAAACGTAGTAGAACATGAAATGACAAAACCAGTGTCTTTAAGTAATCAAATATTTACCAAATCAAGTAGATATAAagaaattttttactaaaaaacaTGTATGTGAAGACACATTAAGTCACAAGTAAGGATATGGTCATCCAATGTGAAAAATGATTGAGATCATCACACTTTCAGAAATCAAATCATGGATTGAGGAGATACCAAAGAGGACGAATTTGCTAGTGCTCCATCATTCCCTTTTCCACCAGTTATTTCACCAGGTCCCTTACCTACTGAGCCAAGTATACCACCAAAGGTTtcagaattgagtgaatcagaCAGTATGTCCTCATTTTCATCATATCCGCTATCATCAACACCTTTACCCCTAGCGACTGAAGAGAATCTAGTTTCTTCATCAATATCAAAGTTTTCATGAAAGTGAAGTCCTCTTTCCTGTTGACAAAATCCGTCAGGATTGAGGATTTAAATAGACTAAACAGGTTTTCGGATACATATATTAAACAGTATATAAAAACTCAAATAGGACAAAGAACCTAACAGTTGAAACAACACTAACCTCCGCAAGATGCAGATCTTGGGTTTCCTCACCCTCAATTTCTCTTGCTATTCTTAAGGCTTGTTTTTCCAGTTCTCTTGTCCGGGGCCCTTTTTCAAGCTTTGTGGTATATAGTTCCTCATTGAATGTGCTTTTTACACCAAACAAGGCCTCATTTGTTTCAAACTGATCCCATCCCCTTGAAAagtatagaaaaagaaaataaccaatttaaaaccaaaatGGACAGCCTATGAAGAAAtcgaaaagagagagagagagagagagagagagaaagagaagattaCACAATCACAACATTGTATTAAGTGGAAAAATACCTATTCCAAGGACCATCAAAGGTATTTTCCAGTTCTGGGCATTGTGGAACATCTTCATCAGGTACCCAGGGTTTCAATTCTCTCCCTAACTCAACATGTCGAGAATGAGATATTAACGAATCTACCATGATTTCCTGATGCATATCATGATGCAATTCACTAGGTAGGCCATCCCTAGTAACGGCAACTCCCTGCCATGATTGACATGCCAAATATATCATCAGCAAACAATTTAGCATTGTATTAAAAGTGATATCACCTAATCCTTGAGAAACCTCTCAACCACCATTGATGACTACACAACATTCTAATAAAACTAATATGATCGTAGATTTTGACACTAAGTAAAGGGCAACCCGGTGCACAAGCGTCCCGCGTTTAACGCAGGGTCCGGGAAAGGGCCGCAACCAAGGTTGTAATGTACGCAGCCTAACCTGATAATTATATCAGTGGCTGTTTCCACGGCTTGAACCCGTGACCTTGAGGTCACGTGGAGACAACTCATCCGCTGCTCCGAGGCTCCCCTTCATTTTGACACTAAGTAACTGACACAATTTTCCAAGTGAATTGTAAATACTTGAAAAGTTGCAAACCTTTGCTATAACTTGTACAAGTTCTTTGGCAGGTATAATTAAGATCTTAGAAGGAGCCTTGCTGACAGGTTCTGCACTAGACTTCTGCCCTCTTAAAGAACCATCCTTAATTAAGCgagccattttcaaaacaattcCTAGATGAACAGTAATGATGATGTAAGCAGGAAAGAAAGTCAAATTACCCATGATCTACCTCACTAATAATGAAAAACACGAAGCAAGtatatataagaatttttttattatggggTGCAGGcgaagttattattattagataaatATCCAGAAGATTAAAAAGCAATAACTAACAAATTAGACAAATAGCATAACTATCCAAACTAACAGGCTCAAAAACTGTGCCAGATATACATTCAAttccacaaaaaataaaatgaggaATATTACCAATTCTGTTAAGAATATAATAGAACCTACCAAAATCATTGTCAGCGTTTGTTGCATGAAATATTCCAGAGTAC belongs to Arachis duranensis cultivar V14167 chromosome 8, aradu.V14167.gnm2.J7QH, whole genome shotgun sequence and includes:
- the LOC107461404 gene encoding polyadenylate-binding protein-interacting protein 3, producing the protein MNLQQAGQPKSSNGYGRRKSEREGATKSENKIPSGKLNSARLASTGAVTGCKGGGYESPSHDRLVYVTTCLIGHQVEVQVKNGSMYSGIFHATNADNDFGIVLKMARLIKDGSLRGQKSSAEPVSKAPSKILIIPAKELVQVIAKGVAVTRDGLPSELHHDMHQEIMVDSLISHSRHVELGRELKPWVPDEDVPQCPELENTFDGPWNRGWDQFETNEALFGVKSTFNEELYTTKLEKGPRTRELEKQALRIAREIEGEETQDLHLAEERGLHFHENFDIDEETRFSSVARGKGVDDSGYDENEDILSDSLNSETFGGILGSVGKGPGEITGGKGNDGALANSSSLDLPQSSQSSTGVDLSRSGSYDHAKQLASELPTKIYSSSDEENRIQDHLASDLHRSSGNNKEENQKQSEDVQLSKSEDLHASLHSKKDGSDKGVLSSNVTPYAASSHVPSKTHEKTGSPGDLTQRSLAGKINGETKFVSPRGTSSASDSVGGVAASSGLGLSPSSSVGSLSSEKSTLNPNAKEFKLNPNAKSFVPSQTPVRPPTPVSDGSFYFPPNVSTVPNMPGMPMSIGVGPTFTGPQHMIYNPQVAQMPSQPYFHPNGPQYGQLIGHPRQVLYMPSYLPPEMPYKGRDY